DNA sequence from the Tissierella sp. MB52-C2 genome:
CATTATATGAACAATCATTTTTTTAGATTAAACTTACAAAAATTAACGACAGCATCATACTTGCTGTTTGTTATCATTGGAGTGTTTATATCTTTAATGTTTCTATTACAAAAACAGTATTCAGATACTTTTAATACTTTGAATTTTGAAGGAAACCATAAAGGTACATATAGTAAAACATCGAGTTATTTTGCTAATAGCGCTACAATCATAATGGGATTACTTTTTTTACTTCCTTTAATCTTTACATTTGCCAATTCATTTATGGGTGACATAGAGATTATCAGCAGGTATACGAAGGAGATTACAGAGTACAATACAATGGATTTAACAGCGGGAAATATGCATTTTGTTAATATAGGTTTTTTTCCAGATAACCCTACAGTCGGCAGTTACTTAGACGTATTTAATAACCCTAAGTATTTGAAAGCTTACTTAAATTCTATAAGGATAGTTGTACCGATACTTATAGGTCAATGCATTGTTTCACCATTGGCTGCATATGCCTTTGAATACAGTAAATGGCGGTATAAAGAAATACTGTTTTTTATATATGTATTAATAATGCTTATGCCCTTACAAGTTCTTTTGGTACCCAATTATCTTGTTGCAGACTATTTAGGACTTGTAGATACCCATTGGTCCATAATTCTTCCTGCAATATTTAATCCGATAGGCGTATTTATTATACGATTACAATTGAAAGGCTTTCCAAAGGAGTGTATTGAAGCAGCACAAAATTGCGGAGCAACGCATTTTCAAGTATTTAAAAATATTGTTCTACCCAATATAAAGCCAACAATAGCCATATTGATAGTGTTAGTATTTACAGAGTACTGGAATGTGATAGAACAGGGGTTAGTTCTACTTAAAAACTCAAATTTAAATCCATTATCAATATATTTATCACAAATAGTAGATGAGAATTTAGGTGCGTTTTTTGCTACTTCGTGTTTATATTTAATACCTGTATTTGCAATCTTCTTTTTAATAAGAAAGATCTTTTTAAAAAGATATATATAAGACTAGTTTTTTATTAAAAGAACTTGAAAAAATGTACAAAAGTTAGCTGACAAGAAAAATTTTTTAGAATAAACTTTAATTACATCAATATAAAGGGGATAGGCAGGCATGAACGAACAGAAAGTGGAATATCGCTATAGGTATACTTATAGTAATATTTATAATACTAATAGTAATTTCATTAAAGGCATCGAGCATTCTTTTAAATTTTTAGAGGATGATTAAATAAAGAAATTTAAATAATTTAAAATGAAAGCTTGAAACCTGTTTGTAAAATTCTCAAACTAAAACCATATTGAATTATGGGAAAATATATTATAACTTAAATAAAAACTTTAAGGCAAGTGCTTCGATATTTTAAAATAAAGTGTCGAAGCTATTTTTATACTTTTTTAATAATCTAGTATCCGTAGAGTTAGGAACAATGATTTCTACTGTTCCTAGTTTTATTATAAAATTTATTTTAAAGAACTTCAAAAAAATGGACAAAAGTTAGCTGACAAAAAAATCATTCTGGAATAAACTTTAATTGCGCAATAAAAAGAAAGGAGTTTTGCAACGAGCTAATATAAATTTTATTAAGGAGGTGACTATATTAGGAAAACTAGATTAAAATAGTGTATATAATTGCATTGGTAGATGTTAGGTAAGGTTAGAAGAGCATAAAATTACTAATGATTTTATGTATTTAGCTGGCAATTTTAAAGTTGAAGGATAAGTGGGAATATGAAAATAGGATACAGAATGATAAAATAGGGGGAAGAGTTATGTTAAGGAATAAAAAATTTATAATGATGTTAGTGGTATTATTGGTAGTAACGTCAGTTCCAGTAATGGCTGATGCTGTCAAAAATATTGAAGATACGGATAGGAGTTTAAGTAGTGATATTTTAATATTAAAAAAGAATCTAGAGAATAGAGATATATCTACAGGATATGACGATGGTAGCTTAAAAGTTGAAACATTAATAATTGAGCAAAAGAAAGAAAAAAGTAAAGTAGAAGTATTCAATAAAGATTATTATAGTGAAAATAGTGATTGGGAATTAACATTTAATGAATTAAGTAAAATTGATTTTAAAAAGATAAATAATGAAAATGACTATTATTTTGCAAGAATATTTTATGAAGACTTACTAGAAGAAATATACATTGCTGATTTGATAAATAAAAATTCAAGTATAAAAACGACAATTGATAATTGGAAATATAACTTACAGTTTCTAATTGATAACTATGATGAAATTAATAATAATAAGGATTCAGATATGCAGATAATAGATAATTACATTGAAGCATATTTAGTAGCATTAGCTACAGAAGAATATCCAGATGAAAAACAAATAGATAAATCCCAAATCCAACCGATGTCATCTGCAAGCTTCAAAAACAAAGTAGTATCATATATTAATAGTTATTGGAATAGATATAACCCCGAATATTCAAATTGGGATGGCCATGGTGGTGATTGTGCAAATTTCGTATCTCAATGTTTATATGCGGGTGGAAAACCCATGAAAGGAACACCAGGGAGTGCATCTTCAGCAGAAGATTTTAGTAATTGGTTTTCTAAAGGAACAGCACGAAGTACTATAAATATCTCATCTACCTGGAGGGGGGCAAATGCATTTAAATGGTATTGGATGGATAATGGAATAGGGTATAAATATTTTGAAAGAATTATAGGACCACTTGATTATCATACTTATGCAGATATAGGTGATGCTGTTTCAATAGTAAATGCAAATAAAGTTGCGAAACATACAATGATAGTTTATAAAAAGACAATTAGCGATGTTATATTAGCGGGTCATTCAGGTTTTACCAATGATTCACCTTTAGATAATAGAATAGACCAATTTGGTGGTGGTGTTTATATCATAAAAATGTAATATTATAATATAATATAAAGGTTGTTATTTCAAATAACAACCTTTATGATGTAAGAAAGTCTAGATAATAAATTTAACAACTAATTCTCAACTAATTATAATGCATTTGATATTTTGATTAATCAAAAGGATAATTTGAATCGAACTTTTTATTGCATATTAAAAGGGCAAGGGAGTCTTGAAATGAGAAAAAAGAATATTTTTTTATTAATTATAATGTTTTTACTACTATTTATAATCACTATAAGTAATAGTAACGACTTAGCATTTAAAAAGGTTCATTCTACTATAATAAATGATTATTTAATTACACATGATATGGTATTGATTGACTATGCATCAAAAGATAGGGTTATTTTTCATTATGGTTCTGTTTTTTTTGTATATGATGTCCATGAAGAAGCAATATATAGAAGCATTGATATGAAGCCAATAAATAAGAATTATATTAATGGGGATATATATACTGAAGTAATTGTTTCATATGATGGAAATTATGCTTATTTCTTTAATCTTGGTATTGAGACTGATGGTGTTATGTATAAATATGATATTGAACAAGATAAAGTTAAAAAGATAAAGTTGGAACAGATAGATGATAAGTATCAAGTATTACTTACAGAAGACATTCAACCAGATAATTATAAAAAACTTGCAGGAGCATATAGTCCAACAATCTGCCGAATTGAAGATGATATATTAGTATATTTATATTGTCCAAGCTTGAAATTAAAAGATTTGCAAGTAGTTTTTTTAAATGAAACTAATCAGAATAAAAAAGTCTATGATATTTTTTAAAATTAAAAATGTGATTAGTATAAAGTAATTTCAAGCAATACTTTATAT
Encoded proteins:
- a CDS encoding ABC transporter permease subunit, translating into MKIKHIKKDRLLPYILPSLFGILFFYGIPFILSFYYTLLNNMGEKKFIGLKNFLDTLQNPMFQRGLTNQSLFIVIAVPLCLILALFFTLCIRKLNKGKKVIFLISIIPFVIPSGTSIYFWKCIFDVNGLANKILYSLNIPMVNWYNSKWVMVIAVIIFLWKNVGVTSLILYVGFNQIPKEYYEMADMEGINRFQRFYKITLVYLTPIIFISILLLVVNSFKIFKEIYLLFDNYPNENIYLLQHYMNNHFFRLNLQKLTTASYLLFVIIGVFISLMFLLQKQYSDTFNTLNFEGNHKGTYSKTSSYFANSATIIMGLLFLLPLIFTFANSFMGDIEIISRYTKEITEYNTMDLTAGNMHFVNIGFFPDNPTVGSYLDVFNNPKYLKAYLNSIRIVVPILIGQCIVSPLAAYAFEYSKWRYKEILFFIYVLIMLMPLQVLLVPNYLVADYLGLVDTHWSIILPAIFNPIGVFIIRLQLKGFPKECIEAAQNCGATHFQVFKNIVLPNIKPTIAILIVLVFTEYWNVIEQGLVLLKNSNLNPLSIYLSQIVDENLGAFFATSCLYLIPVFAIFFLIRKIFLKRYI
- a CDS encoding amidase domain-containing protein → MLRNKKFIMMLVVLLVVTSVPVMADAVKNIEDTDRSLSSDILILKKNLENRDISTGYDDGSLKVETLIIEQKKEKSKVEVFNKDYYSENSDWELTFNELSKIDFKKINNENDYYFARIFYEDLLEEIYIADLINKNSSIKTTIDNWKYNLQFLIDNYDEINNNKDSDMQIIDNYIEAYLVALATEEYPDEKQIDKSQIQPMSSASFKNKVVSYINSYWNRYNPEYSNWDGHGGDCANFVSQCLYAGGKPMKGTPGSASSAEDFSNWFSKGTARSTINISSTWRGANAFKWYWMDNGIGYKYFERIIGPLDYHTYADIGDAVSIVNANKVAKHTMIVYKKTISDVILAGHSGFTNDSPLDNRIDQFGGGVYIIKM